One Mycolicibacterium sarraceniae genomic window carries:
- the rpsD gene encoding 30S ribosomal protein S4: MARYTGPATRKSRRLGVDLVGGDQSFEKRPYPPGQHGRARIKESEYRQQLQEKQKARFTYGVLEKQFRRYYEEANRSSGKTGENLLQILETRLDNVVYRAGLARTRRAARQLVSHGHFTVNGVKVNIPSYRVSQYDIIDIKERSLNTFPFELSRQTAGDRPIPSWLQVVGERQRILVHQLPERAQIQVPLAEQLIVEFYSK, encoded by the coding sequence ATGGCTCGTTATACCGGACCCGCAACCCGCAAGTCGCGCCGTCTTGGCGTCGACCTGGTTGGCGGCGATCAGTCGTTCGAGAAGCGCCCCTACCCGCCCGGCCAGCACGGCCGCGCGCGGATCAAGGAGAGCGAATACCGCCAGCAGCTGCAGGAGAAGCAGAAGGCTCGCTTCACCTACGGCGTGCTGGAGAAGCAGTTCCGCAGGTACTACGAAGAGGCGAACCGTTCCTCGGGCAAGACTGGCGAGAACCTGCTGCAGATCCTGGAGACCCGCCTGGACAACGTCGTGTACCGCGCCGGTTTGGCGCGTACCCGCCGGGCAGCTCGCCAGCTCGTCAGCCACGGCCACTTCACCGTCAACGGTGTCAAGGTGAACATCCCGAGCTACCGGGTGTCGCAGTACGACATCATCGACATCAAAGAGAGGTCGCTGAACACCTTCCCGTTCGAGCTGTCCCGGCAGACCGCCGGTGACCGCCCGATCCCGTCCTGGTTGCAGGTCGTGGGAGAGCGTCAGCGGATCCTCGTGCACCAGCTGCCCGAGCGCGCGCAGATCCAGGTGCCGCTGGCCGAGCAGCTCATCGTCGAGTTCTACTCGAAGTAA
- a CDS encoding type III PLP-dependent enzyme domain-containing protein, translated as MTLSTSFRSIVRGRQLPQVDQAEIRRLISYRDSCAPAEVSFPATVLHDAGVARWLRDQRFAIDVRTLPELYSAIAAGIHPVLMTVHVEQFDRQDIRRVGATGAARVVLSCSEHIASLGAEKAGRTQNVLLRMADAATGDRQQFIFDSKEADGAVDAVMARRSAALIGLHCDVGTAVEDFISYPAAIGNMIAQMDHIRRRHGVVLTRLILGGGKALTDSDSSAVRRDLAEEIDRAVDDACATLRFPRPVIVMSAGGPDPSVPF; from the coding sequence GTGACATTGTCGACTAGCTTTCGGTCAATCGTTCGGGGACGTCAACTGCCACAGGTTGATCAGGCGGAGATACGCCGGCTGATCAGCTATCGGGATTCGTGCGCGCCCGCTGAGGTGTCGTTCCCGGCGACCGTCCTGCACGACGCTGGCGTGGCCCGGTGGCTGCGCGATCAACGTTTCGCAATCGACGTACGCACTCTGCCCGAGTTGTATTCAGCGATAGCGGCCGGTATCCATCCGGTCCTGATGACGGTTCACGTCGAGCAGTTCGACAGGCAGGACATTCGCCGGGTGGGTGCCACCGGGGCGGCTCGGGTTGTGCTCAGCTGTTCAGAACACATCGCGTCACTAGGGGCAGAGAAAGCAGGACGCACACAGAATGTGTTGTTGCGCATGGCCGATGCTGCGACCGGCGACCGGCAGCAGTTCATTTTCGACTCCAAAGAGGCCGATGGCGCCGTGGACGCGGTAATGGCCCGGCGTTCTGCAGCCCTGATCGGGCTGCACTGCGACGTCGGCACGGCTGTCGAGGACTTCATCAGTTATCCGGCCGCGATCGGCAACATGATCGCGCAGATGGACCACATCCGCCGTCGTCACGGTGTCGTGCTGACCCGGCTCATCCTCGGTGGCGGAAAAGCCCTGACCGATTCTGACAGTTCCGCCGTCCGACGCGATCTTGCCGAGGAGATTGACCGTGCGGTCGACGACGCATGCGCCACATTGCGGTTCCCGCGGCCGGTGATCGTGATGTCGGCCGGCGGTCCCGACCCATCGGTCCCCTTCTGA
- a CDS encoding DNA-directed RNA polymerase subunit alpha, giving the protein MLISQRPTLSEEVIAENRSQFVIEPLEPGFGYTLGNSLRRTLLSSIPGAAVTSIRIDGVLHEFTTVPGVKEDVTDIILNLKSLVVASEEDEPVTMYLRKQGPGVVTAGDIVPPAGVTVHNPDMHIATLNDKGKLEVELVVERGRGYVPAVQNKASGAEIGRIPVDSIYSPVLKVTYKVEATRVEQRTDFDKLILDVETKNSIGPRDALASAGKTLVELFGLARELNVEAEGIEIGPSPAEADHIAAFALPIDDLDLTVRSYNCLKREGVHTVGELVARTESDLLDIRNFGQKSIDEVKIKLHQLGLSLKDSPASFDPSEVAGYDVATGTWNSDAGYDLDADQDYAETEQL; this is encoded by the coding sequence ATGCTGATTTCTCAGCGCCCCACGCTCAGCGAAGAGGTCATCGCCGAGAACCGGTCCCAGTTCGTCATCGAGCCGCTGGAGCCGGGATTCGGTTACACCCTTGGCAATTCGCTGCGGCGTACGCTGCTGTCGTCGATCCCCGGCGCGGCCGTGACGAGCATCCGCATCGATGGTGTGCTGCACGAGTTCACCACCGTGCCCGGTGTGAAGGAAGACGTCACCGACATCATCCTGAACCTCAAGAGCCTGGTCGTCGCTTCCGAGGAGGACGAGCCGGTCACCATGTACCTGCGCAAGCAGGGCCCGGGTGTGGTCACTGCCGGTGACATCGTTCCGCCTGCCGGCGTGACGGTGCACAATCCCGACATGCACATCGCGACCCTCAACGACAAGGGCAAGCTCGAGGTCGAGCTCGTTGTCGAGCGTGGCCGCGGTTACGTGCCGGCCGTGCAGAACAAGGCGTCGGGCGCCGAGATCGGCCGTATCCCGGTCGATTCCATCTACTCGCCGGTGCTGAAGGTCACCTACAAGGTGGAGGCCACCCGCGTCGAGCAGCGCACCGACTTCGACAAGCTGATCCTGGACGTCGAGACCAAGAACTCTATCGGCCCGCGTGACGCCCTCGCGTCGGCCGGCAAGACCCTGGTCGAATTGTTCGGTCTGGCACGGGAACTCAACGTCGAGGCCGAGGGCATCGAGATCGGCCCGTCGCCGGCCGAGGCCGATCACATCGCGGCGTTCGCGCTGCCGATCGACGATCTGGATCTGACGGTCCGCTCGTACAACTGCCTCAAGCGCGAAGGTGTGCACACCGTCGGCGAGCTGGTCGCCCGCACGGAGTCCGATCTGCTGGACATCCGTAACTTCGGCCAGAAGTCGATCGACGAGGTCAAGATCAAGCTGCACCAGCTGGGTCTGTCGCTCAAGGACAGCCCGGCCAGCTTCGACCCTTCCGAGGTCGCCGGCTACGACGTCGCCACCGGCACCTGGAACAGCGATGCAGGCTATGACCTGGACGCCGACCAGGACTACGCCGAAACCGAACAGCTCTAA
- the infA gene encoding translation initiation factor IF-1 — translation MAKKDGAIEVEGRVVEPLPNAMFRIELENGHKVLAHISGKMRQHYIRILPEDRVVVELSPYDLTRGRIVYRYK, via the coding sequence ATGGCCAAGAAAGACGGTGCCATCGAGGTCGAGGGCCGCGTGGTCGAGCCCCTGCCCAATGCGATGTTTCGTATTGAGCTGGAGAACGGACACAAGGTGCTCGCTCACATCAGCGGCAAGATGCGGCAGCACTACATCCGCATCCTCCCCGAGGACCGGGTGGTAGTGGAGTTGTCTCCCTACGACCTGACCCGGGGTCGCATTGTGTACCGGTACAAGTAG
- the rpmJ gene encoding 50S ribosomal protein L36, translating to MKVNPSVKPICDKCRVIRRHGRVMVICSDPRHKQRQG from the coding sequence GTGAAGGTGAACCCGAGCGTCAAGCCGATCTGCGACAAGTGCAGGGTGATCCGCCGGCATGGGCGGGTCATGGTGATCTGCTCTGATCCGCGCCACAAGCAGCGGCAGGGCTAA
- the rpsM gene encoding 30S ribosomal protein S13: MARLVGVDLPRDKRMEIALTYIYGIGRTRSQEILDATGIDRDLRTKDLTDDQLTQLRDYIEASLKVEGDLRREVQADIRRKIEIGCYQGLRHRRGLPVRGQRTKTNARTRKGPKRTIAGKKKAR; the protein is encoded by the coding sequence GTGGCACGTCTAGTGGGCGTGGATCTCCCGCGCGATAAGCGCATGGAGATCGCGCTGACCTACATCTACGGCATCGGCCGTACCCGTTCTCAGGAAATCCTCGACGCGACCGGTATCGACCGGGATCTGCGTACCAAGGACCTGACCGACGATCAGCTCACGCAATTGCGTGACTACATCGAAGCCTCCCTCAAGGTTGAGGGTGACCTGCGCCGTGAGGTGCAGGCCGACATCCGTCGCAAGATCGAGATCGGCTGCTACCAGGGCCTGCGGCACCGTCGCGGTCTGCCGGTGCGTGGCCAGCGAACCAAGACCAATGCGCGTACCCGTAAGGGCCCGAAGCGCACCATCGCCGGCAAGAAGAAGGCCAGGTAA
- a CDS encoding FAD-dependent oxidoreductase, translating to MTGPAPQPRKPVILTVDDDPAVSRAVARDLRRHYGDRYRIVRAESGPDALETINELKLRGETVAVFVADYRMPQMSGIQFLEEAMDVYPMARRVLLTAYADTHAAIDAINVVDLDHYLLKPWDPPEEKLYPVIDALLEAWHATGDRAIPHTKVIGHRWSERSWEVRQFLARNQHTFRAFNADEPKGKQLLDAASLDGLELPVVITEKGEILVDPTNAALAEMLGLSTNPLLEMYDLAVIGGGPAGLAAGVYGASEGLRTVLIEETTTGGQAGRSSRIENYLGFPTGVSGAELTTSARRQAERFGAEVITTRKAVRLEAGEAGTARTITFEDGGSIAARAVILATGVSYRQLQVTGCWDNPDDPASNYVGRGVYYGASVSDASECKGEDVYIVGGANSAGQAAMYMSREANSVTMLVRGPSLEASMSHYLIQQIEKNPNISVRTCTEVVDTLGDDDHLTGLVLEDRQTGQRETVESTRMCCFIGAEPRTNWLKEVVAVDDHGFVLAGPDLANVAGWGLDRPPHHLETSVPGVFVAGDVRAESAKRVAAAVGEGSMAVMLVHRYLAEA from the coding sequence ATGACCGGACCCGCTCCCCAGCCCCGCAAACCCGTCATTCTCACCGTTGACGACGACCCGGCCGTGTCGCGCGCTGTTGCTCGCGACCTTCGCCGCCACTACGGCGATCGATACCGGATCGTGCGGGCAGAATCCGGGCCGGACGCGCTGGAAACGATCAACGAACTCAAGCTGCGCGGCGAGACCGTCGCGGTGTTCGTCGCCGACTACCGGATGCCTCAGATGAGCGGCATCCAGTTCCTCGAAGAGGCGATGGACGTCTACCCGATGGCCCGGCGCGTTCTACTGACGGCCTATGCCGACACCCACGCCGCGATCGACGCCATCAACGTCGTCGATCTGGACCACTACCTGCTCAAGCCGTGGGATCCGCCGGAGGAAAAGCTCTACCCGGTGATCGACGCGCTACTGGAGGCCTGGCACGCCACCGGCGATCGCGCCATCCCCCACACCAAGGTGATCGGGCACCGGTGGAGTGAGCGGTCCTGGGAGGTCCGCCAGTTCCTGGCCCGCAACCAGCACACGTTCCGGGCGTTCAACGCCGACGAGCCCAAGGGCAAGCAACTGCTCGACGCCGCCAGCCTGGATGGGTTGGAGCTGCCGGTCGTCATCACCGAGAAGGGCGAGATCCTGGTCGACCCGACCAACGCCGCGCTTGCCGAAATGCTGGGGTTATCGACCAACCCCTTGCTCGAGATGTATGACCTCGCCGTCATCGGCGGCGGGCCGGCGGGACTCGCGGCCGGCGTGTACGGCGCGTCCGAAGGGCTCAGGACGGTCCTGATCGAGGAGACGACGACCGGCGGCCAGGCCGGGCGCAGCTCGCGGATCGAGAACTACCTCGGCTTCCCCACCGGCGTCTCCGGGGCCGAGCTGACGACGTCGGCGCGCCGGCAGGCCGAGCGTTTCGGCGCCGAGGTCATCACCACCCGCAAGGCAGTCCGGCTGGAGGCCGGCGAGGCAGGAACCGCTCGCACCATCACCTTCGAGGACGGCGGCAGCATCGCCGCGCGGGCGGTCATCCTGGCCACCGGTGTCTCCTACCGCCAGCTGCAGGTCACCGGATGCTGGGACAACCCCGACGACCCCGCCAGCAACTACGTCGGACGCGGCGTCTACTACGGCGCCTCGGTGTCGGACGCCTCCGAATGCAAGGGTGAGGACGTCTACATCGTCGGCGGGGCCAACTCGGCCGGGCAGGCCGCGATGTACATGTCCCGCGAAGCCAACTCGGTCACCATGCTGGTGCGCGGCCCCTCGCTGGAAGCGTCGATGTCGCACTACCTGATCCAGCAGATCGAGAAGAATCCCAACATCTCCGTCCGGACCTGCACCGAGGTGGTGGACACCCTCGGCGACGATGATCACCTGACCGGCCTGGTGCTGGAGGACAGGCAGACCGGTCAGCGGGAAACCGTCGAATCCACCCGGATGTGCTGCTTCATCGGCGCCGAGCCCCGCACCAACTGGCTCAAAGAGGTCGTCGCCGTCGACGACCACGGTTTCGTCCTGGCCGGACCCGACCTGGCCAATGTGGCCGGGTGGGGTCTGGACCGGCCGCCGCACCACCTGGAAACAAGCGTGCCGGGTGTGTTTGTTGCAGGAGACGTGCGCGCCGAGTCCGCCAAAAGGGTGGCCGCGGCTGTCGGCGAAGGGTCGATGGCGGTGATGTTGGTGCACCGCTACCTGGCCGAGGCGTAA
- a CDS encoding LLM class F420-dependent oxidoreductase: MSAKPDLGRFASFGRGVTPQQAKEIEALGYGAVWVGGSPPAELDWVEPILANTTTLKVATGIVNIWTAAPGPVAESFHRIEAAYPGRFLLGIGVGHPEATEEYQKPIDALRGYLDKLDEYGVPKNRRVIAALGPQVLKLSAARSAGAHPYLTTPEHTAQARELLGPHAFLAPEHKAILTTDAEKARQVGRGALDIYLNLQNYLNSWKRLGFNDEDVAKPGSDRLVDAVVAYGTPEEIAARLTAHLDAGADHVPVQVLTSSDKLVDALAALAGPLGLK, encoded by the coding sequence ATGAGCGCCAAGCCCGATCTCGGCAGGTTCGCATCATTCGGTCGCGGGGTCACCCCGCAGCAAGCCAAGGAGATCGAGGCGCTGGGGTACGGCGCAGTCTGGGTGGGCGGTTCGCCGCCGGCCGAATTGGATTGGGTGGAACCAATTTTGGCCAACACCACCACGTTGAAGGTGGCCACCGGCATAGTCAACATCTGGACCGCGGCGCCCGGCCCGGTGGCCGAGTCGTTCCACCGCATCGAAGCGGCCTACCCCGGCCGGTTCCTGCTCGGCATCGGCGTCGGCCATCCCGAAGCCACCGAGGAATACCAGAAACCGATCGACGCGCTGCGCGGCTACCTCGACAAGCTCGACGAGTACGGTGTGCCCAAGAACCGGCGGGTGATCGCCGCACTCGGACCGCAGGTTCTCAAACTGTCGGCCGCGCGCAGCGCCGGGGCGCACCCGTACCTGACCACGCCCGAGCACACCGCGCAGGCGCGCGAGCTGCTGGGCCCGCATGCGTTCCTGGCACCCGAACACAAGGCGATCCTCACCACGGACGCTGAGAAGGCGCGGCAGGTCGGCAGGGGTGCGCTGGACATCTACCTCAACTTGCAGAACTACCTCAACAGCTGGAAACGGTTGGGCTTCAACGACGAAGACGTGGCCAAGCCCGGCAGCGACCGGCTGGTCGACGCCGTCGTGGCCTACGGCACACCCGAGGAGATCGCGGCCCGGCTCACCGCCCATCTCGACGCCGGGGCCGACCACGTGCCTGTCCAGGTGTTGACATCTTCTGACAAGCTGGTGGATGCGCTGGCTGCACTGGCCGGCCCGCTGGGTCTCAAATAA
- a CDS encoding LLM class F420-dependent oxidoreductase: MTNPSLLKPDLGRFGVWTAGPVSPDRAVEIERLGYGAIWVGASPAAELAFVEPILERTENLTVATGIVNIWNAPPDEVAASFERIENAYPGRFLLGVGVGHPEHTQDYQKPYEALVSYLDKLDDKCVPTSRRVIAALGPKVLQLAAHRSAGAHPYLTTPEHTAQARDLVGASAFLAPEHKVVLTTDVEEARRLGRDSVGFYLGLSNYVNNWKRLGFSDADVEQPGSDKLIDSVIAYGTVEAIAARLTEHLDAGADHVTIQVLGGPDTLLPTLTELAGPLGLTAAG; this comes from the coding sequence GTGACCAATCCGTCGCTGCTCAAACCCGATCTCGGCCGCTTCGGAGTGTGGACCGCCGGCCCGGTGTCACCGGACCGGGCGGTCGAGATCGAGCGCCTGGGCTACGGCGCGATATGGGTCGGCGCATCGCCGGCTGCCGAGCTTGCGTTCGTCGAGCCGATCCTCGAGCGTACCGAGAATCTGACCGTCGCCACCGGGATCGTCAATATCTGGAACGCGCCGCCAGACGAGGTCGCAGCGTCCTTTGAGCGCATCGAAAATGCTTATCCCGGAAGGTTTTTGCTCGGTGTGGGCGTAGGTCACCCCGAGCACACGCAGGATTACCAGAAGCCCTACGAGGCGCTGGTGAGCTATCTCGACAAGCTCGACGACAAGTGCGTGCCGACCAGCCGTCGGGTGATCGCCGCGCTCGGGCCCAAGGTGCTGCAGCTTGCCGCGCATCGCAGCGCCGGCGCGCACCCCTACCTGACCACCCCCGAGCACACCGCGCAGGCGCGCGACCTGGTGGGTGCGTCGGCGTTCCTGGCGCCCGAACACAAGGTGGTCCTCACCACTGACGTCGAAGAGGCCAGAAGGCTCGGCCGGGACAGCGTCGGCTTCTACCTGGGGTTGAGCAACTACGTCAACAACTGGAAGCGGCTGGGCTTTAGCGATGCCGACGTCGAGCAGCCGGGCAGTGACAAGTTGATCGACTCGGTGATCGCCTACGGCACGGTCGAGGCGATTGCCGCGCGGCTGACCGAACACCTCGATGCCGGGGCCGATCACGTGACCATCCAGGTGCTGGGCGGGCCCGACACACTGCTGCCCACACTGACCGAGTTGGCCGGGCCGCTGGGGCTGACCGCGGCCGGGTGA
- a CDS encoding potassium-transporting ATPase subunit F translates to MSYENIVGLILSVLVALFLAAALLFPERF, encoded by the coding sequence GTGAGCTACGAGAACATCGTCGGGCTGATCCTGTCGGTGCTGGTGGCGCTGTTCCTTGCCGCCGCACTGCTGTTTCCGGAGAGGTTCTAG
- a CDS encoding potassium-transporting ATPase subunit KdpA encodes MQFVVVVVLVVLLHVPLGDYMARVYSDAKHWRIEQVIYRLIGSEPDGQQRWTKYGYSLLAFSVVSVLFLYGLLLIQTKLPEPWGHAGMNPALAFNTAISFVTNTSWQSYAGEATLGHVGLVAGLGVQAFASCAVGMCVGVALVRGLAQYQNEQLGNFWTDLVRSIVRILLPPSIIVTLVLLALGVVNNFHGGQEVSTLAGGNQTILGGPVATWESIKLMSGDGGGAFNVNSAHPFENPTPLTNAVEIVAMLVIPVGFLRTFGAMVGDREQGWALFTAAAVLFVVATVAIVVATAVSHGLSEVLSAFTSSAANNGSAFAEISANTTWYNTALAFAMVIGRFIPIIAVLAIAGTFAAQKPGVITAGTLRTHSPTFIVLIVGATLLVVGLEYLPALALGPPADGLR; translated from the coding sequence ATGCAGTTCGTCGTCGTTGTCGTGCTGGTTGTCCTGTTGCATGTTCCGCTTGGCGACTACATGGCGCGGGTCTACTCCGATGCCAAGCACTGGCGGATCGAGCAGGTGATCTACCGTCTGATCGGCTCAGAGCCCGATGGCCAACAACGGTGGACGAAGTACGGGTACTCGCTGCTGGCCTTCTCCGTGGTCAGCGTGCTGTTCCTCTACGGATTGCTGCTGATCCAGACGAAGCTGCCCGAGCCGTGGGGCCACGCCGGGATGAATCCAGCCCTGGCCTTCAACACCGCGATCTCGTTCGTCACCAACACCAGTTGGCAGAGCTACGCCGGCGAAGCCACGCTGGGGCATGTCGGCCTCGTCGCCGGGCTGGGGGTGCAGGCCTTCGCCAGTTGCGCGGTTGGCATGTGTGTTGGCGTTGCGTTGGTTCGAGGCCTCGCGCAGTACCAGAACGAGCAGCTCGGCAACTTCTGGACCGACTTGGTGCGCTCGATCGTCCGAATCCTGCTTCCACCGTCCATCATCGTCACGCTGGTATTACTGGCGTTGGGTGTGGTGAACAATTTCCATGGCGGGCAAGAGGTTTCGACTCTGGCTGGCGGCAACCAGACGATTCTCGGCGGGCCGGTGGCCACCTGGGAGTCGATCAAGCTGATGTCCGGCGACGGCGGTGGAGCCTTCAACGTCAATAGTGCGCACCCGTTCGAGAACCCGACGCCGTTGACGAACGCGGTGGAAATCGTTGCGATGCTGGTGATTCCGGTTGGATTTTTGCGGACCTTCGGTGCCATGGTCGGTGACCGCGAGCAGGGTTGGGCGCTGTTCACGGCAGCCGCGGTGCTTTTCGTGGTCGCAACGGTAGCGATCGTCGTGGCGACCGCGGTGTCGCACGGTTTGTCGGAGGTGCTGTCCGCGTTCACCAGCTCGGCGGCCAACAACGGCAGCGCATTCGCGGAAATCAGCGCCAACACCACCTGGTACAACACCGCGCTCGCGTTCGCAATGGTGATCGGGAGGTTCATTCCGATCATCGCCGTGTTGGCGATTGCGGGCACTTTTGCGGCTCAGAAGCCTGGCGTCATCACCGCGGGAACGCTGAGAACTCATTCGCCCACGTTCATCGTTCTGATAGTTGGTGCCACGCTGCTTGTCGTCGGGCTGGAGTACCTGCCGGCGTTGGCGCTCGGTCCGCCGGCCGACGGACTCAGGTAG
- the rpsK gene encoding 30S ribosomal protein S11: MAQAKKGGAAPKKGQKTRRREKKNVPHGAAHIKSTFNNTIVSITDPQGNVIAWASSGHVGFKGSRKSTPFAAQLAAENAARKAQEHGVKKVDVFVKGPGSGRETAIRSLQAAGLEVGAISDVTPQPHNGCRPPKRRRV; the protein is encoded by the coding sequence ATGGCACAAGCAAAGAAGGGCGGCGCTGCACCCAAGAAGGGGCAGAAGACCCGTCGCCGGGAAAAGAAGAACGTCCCGCACGGTGCCGCGCATATCAAGAGCACCTTCAACAACACGATCGTCTCGATCACCGATCCGCAGGGCAATGTCATTGCCTGGGCGTCGTCGGGTCACGTCGGCTTCAAGGGATCGCGTAAGTCGACCCCGTTCGCCGCTCAGCTGGCTGCCGAGAACGCTGCCCGCAAGGCGCAGGAGCACGGCGTCAAGAAGGTCGACGTGTTCGTCAAGGGCCCGGGTTCGGGCCGTGAGACCGCCATCCGTTCGCTCCAGGCCGCTGGCCTCGAGGTTGGCGCGATTTCCGATGTCACACCGCAGCCGCACAACGGCTGCCGTCCGCCCAAGCGGCGCCGGGTCTAG
- a CDS encoding ATP-binding protein: protein MGEKCLPDELRTLFLFEALTDEQLQTLCANGHIRVFETGPVVVEGEPATCFYVLLDGELVMSKRSGGVDVETNRTSQRGVYCGAWSAYIPDEEQLYQASVRVTRPSRFFVLDASAFAKFMQTEFPMAVHLLEGHMVGGRRQSQIIGQRQKLLALGTITAGLTHQLNNPAAATARAVADLREGVGKMRYKLSMLADGKFTPEALRMLVRIQDEVAEMVAKSKAQELTALETSDREDQVGDWLENHGIAGAWDYAPTFVEAGLDVDWLERVEASIDSVDCSATLQSAIGWLKYTIDTELRMNEIADASERISGLLAGAKKYSQMDRAEYQVANVHELLHSTLKTLFGHKVGPDKPIKLVKDWDKTLPEIGCYPGGLNEVWDVIINNAIQAMKGRGTLTIRTARQGEDMIRVEIGDDGPGIPDEIIDRIFTAFFTTKPFGEGDGLGLDLARRIIVEKHQGDIQVASEPGNTRFIIRLPLTAPGPIAPSPGELSATAE from the coding sequence ATGGGCGAGAAATGCCTACCCGACGAACTGCGGACCCTGTTCCTGTTCGAGGCGCTGACCGACGAACAGTTGCAGACGCTGTGCGCGAACGGGCATATCCGCGTCTTCGAGACCGGCCCCGTCGTCGTGGAGGGCGAGCCGGCCACCTGCTTCTACGTTCTGCTCGACGGTGAGTTGGTGATGTCCAAACGCTCCGGCGGGGTCGACGTCGAGACCAATCGCACCTCGCAGCGGGGCGTGTATTGCGGAGCCTGGTCGGCCTACATCCCCGACGAGGAACAGCTCTACCAGGCGTCGGTGCGCGTCACGCGGCCGTCGCGGTTCTTCGTGCTCGACGCAAGCGCGTTCGCGAAATTCATGCAGACCGAATTCCCCATGGCCGTGCACCTACTCGAGGGCCACATGGTCGGCGGCCGGCGACAGAGCCAGATCATCGGACAGCGCCAAAAGCTGCTGGCGCTCGGCACGATCACCGCGGGGCTCACCCACCAGCTCAACAACCCCGCCGCTGCTACCGCCAGAGCAGTCGCCGATCTGCGCGAGGGGGTCGGCAAGATGCGCTACAAGCTGTCGATGCTGGCCGACGGCAAGTTCACCCCTGAGGCGCTGCGCATGCTGGTACGCATTCAGGACGAAGTCGCCGAAATGGTCGCCAAATCCAAGGCACAGGAACTGACCGCGCTGGAGACCTCCGATCGCGAGGACCAGGTCGGCGATTGGCTGGAAAACCACGGCATCGCCGGGGCGTGGGATTATGCGCCGACATTCGTGGAGGCGGGCCTGGATGTCGATTGGCTGGAACGCGTCGAGGCCTCCATCGATTCGGTCGACTGCTCGGCGACCTTGCAGAGCGCCATCGGCTGGCTGAAGTACACCATCGACACCGAATTGCGGATGAACGAGATCGCCGACGCCTCCGAACGTATCTCCGGTCTGCTCGCCGGGGCCAAGAAGTACTCCCAGATGGACCGGGCCGAGTACCAGGTCGCCAATGTGCACGAGTTGCTGCACAGCACGCTGAAGACGCTCTTCGGCCACAAGGTAGGCCCGGACAAACCCATCAAGCTGGTCAAGGACTGGGATAAGACACTCCCCGAAATCGGCTGCTACCCAGGCGGTTTGAACGAGGTATGGGATGTCATCATCAACAACGCCATCCAGGCGATGAAGGGTCGCGGCACGCTGACAATCCGCACCGCCCGTCAGGGCGAGGACATGATCCGGGTCGAGATCGGTGACGACGGCCCCGGTATCCCCGACGAGATCATCGATCGGATCTTCACCGCGTTCTTCACCACGAAACCGTTCGGCGAGGGCGACGGCCTCGGCCTGGACCTCGCGCGCCGCATCATCGTCGAAAAGCATCAGGGCGATATTCAGGTGGCGTCCGAACCGGGCAATACCCGCTTCATCATCCGCTTGCCGCTGACGGCGCCGGGACCGATTGCGCCATCGCCAGGTGAACTTTCCGCCACTGCGGAATAG